A genomic window from Mesorhizobium sp. 131-2-1 includes:
- a CDS encoding DEAD/DEAH box helicase: MSSFQGIVPALAEALEKRGYTALTPVQKAVLASELGEADALVSAQTGSGKTVAFGLALAPTLLGGAERFAAAGAPLGLVVAPTRELALQVRRELEWLYELTGAAIASCVGGMDMRSERRALERGAHIVVGTPGRLRDHITRHALDMSELKAVVLDEADEMLDLGFREDLEFILDAAPAERRTLMFSATVPRSIATLAQGYQRDAVRISAGGEAKQHLDIEYRALSVAPADRENAIINMLRYYEAQNAMVFCNTRAAVNHLTARFNNRNFSVVALSGELSQNERSHALQAMRDGRAKVCIATDVAARGIDLPNLELVIHADLPTNPETLLHRSGRTGRAGRKGVSALIVPNNARRRTERLLHNAGLTATWASPPSADDVLKRDDERILADAAFSELVKDEERGFVDTLLERHGAELVAAAFVRLCRSSRSAPEDLLDVAPFTPSGERPARRDEAPSRRDDFGDSVWFSLSVGRRQNAEPRWLIPMLCRTGNISKREIGAIKMQPEETFVQIAAGWADRFLAAIGPDRKLQNNIAVKRLEGTPDLSRAGYQPPKPDKKPHRGKRPFEQNAPQGAHKPKFEKRAQPERTGATEAKPWAKKPGKPKFDKPAKHKKPKKQPG, from the coding sequence ATGTCCAGTTTCCAAGGTATTGTTCCTGCGCTTGCAGAGGCGCTGGAAAAACGCGGCTACACCGCGCTGACGCCGGTACAGAAGGCGGTTCTCGCCTCCGAGCTCGGTGAGGCCGACGCGCTGGTTTCGGCCCAGACCGGCTCCGGCAAGACCGTCGCCTTCGGCCTTGCATTGGCGCCGACGCTGCTTGGCGGCGCGGAGCGCTTCGCCGCTGCCGGCGCGCCGCTCGGCCTGGTCGTGGCGCCGACGCGGGAGCTGGCGCTGCAGGTGCGGCGCGAGCTGGAATGGCTTTACGAGCTGACCGGCGCTGCAATCGCCTCCTGCGTCGGCGGCATGGACATGCGCAGCGAGCGGCGCGCGCTGGAGCGTGGCGCCCACATCGTAGTCGGCACGCCCGGCCGGCTGCGCGACCATATCACCCGGCACGCGCTCGACATGTCGGAGCTGAAGGCCGTGGTGCTGGACGAGGCCGACGAGATGCTCGACCTCGGTTTTCGAGAGGATCTCGAATTCATCCTCGATGCGGCACCCGCCGAGCGCCGCACGCTGATGTTTTCCGCCACCGTGCCGCGCTCCATCGCCACGCTGGCGCAAGGCTACCAGCGCGACGCTGTGCGCATCTCGGCCGGCGGCGAGGCAAAGCAGCATCTCGACATCGAGTACCGCGCGCTGAGCGTAGCACCCGCCGACCGCGAGAACGCCATCATCAACATGCTGCGCTATTACGAGGCGCAGAACGCGATGGTGTTCTGCAACACCCGCGCCGCCGTCAATCATCTGACGGCGCGCTTCAACAACCGCAATTTTTCCGTGGTCGCGCTCTCGGGCGAGCTCAGCCAGAACGAGCGCAGCCATGCGCTGCAGGCCATGCGCGACGGCCGCGCGAAAGTCTGCATCGCCACCGACGTGGCGGCGCGCGGCATCGACCTGCCCAATCTCGAGCTGGTCATCCATGCCGACCTGCCGACCAACCCGGAGACGCTGCTGCACCGCAGCGGCCGGACCGGACGGGCCGGGCGCAAAGGCGTCAGCGCGCTGATCGTGCCCAACAACGCCCGCCGGCGCACAGAGCGGCTGCTGCACAATGCCGGCCTGACCGCGACCTGGGCGAGCCCGCCCTCGGCGGACGACGTGCTCAAGCGCGACGATGAGCGCATCCTTGCCGACGCCGCCTTCAGCGAGCTGGTGAAGGACGAGGAACGCGGCTTCGTCGACACTCTGCTTGAGCGGCACGGCGCCGAACTGGTGGCCGCGGCCTTCGTGCGGCTTTGCCGCTCCAGCCGCTCGGCACCCGAGGATCTGCTCGATGTCGCGCCGTTCACGCCGTCGGGCGAGAGGCCGGCCCGACGCGACGAGGCGCCAAGCCGCCGCGACGATTTCGGCGACAGCGTCTGGTTCTCGCTGTCAGTCGGCCGCCGGCAGAATGCCGAGCCGCGCTGGCTGATCCCGATGCTGTGCCGCACCGGCAATATCTCGAAGCGCGAGATCGGCGCCATCAAGATGCAGCCGGAAGAGACTTTCGTGCAGATCGCCGCCGGCTGGGCCGACCGCTTCCTCGCCGCCATCGGCCCCGACCGCAAATTGCAAAACAACATCGCAGTGAAGCGGCTGGAGGGCACGCCCGACTTGTCGCGTGCCGGCTACCAGCCACCGAAGCCGGACAAGAAGCCGCATCGCGGCAAGCGGCCCTTCGAGCAGAATGCGCCCCAAGGTGCTCACAAGCCGAAATTCGAAAAGCGCGCGCAGCCCGAACGCACCGGCGCGACGGAGGCAAAGCCGTGGGCAAAGAAGCCCGGCAAGCCGAAATTCGACAAGCCGGCAAAGCACAAGAAGCCGAAGAAACAGCCGGGCTGA
- a CDS encoding DUF805 domain-containing protein produces MRGEILHYDEEQGFGFLTGADGNRYSFAREDMRRETSLAKGASVEFQPSGGQARNVYSVRPQASAASAGATAPAAAAPQAVVRQAATQQFGRAADTAPARSTGLWDYFWRAVTQNYFNFVDRARRKEFWGFCLFWTISIIAVVAIGLAADAAIGDLEPGQEMPAMTVGLSGLFILATIPPWIGLIVRRLHDIGLTGWLAILCFIPTVGGLATLVFALIPTQGRENQWGPVPAGVRI; encoded by the coding sequence ATGCGCGGCGAAATTCTGCACTATGACGAGGAGCAGGGCTTCGGTTTCCTCACCGGGGCCGACGGCAACCGCTACAGTTTCGCCCGCGAGGACATGCGCCGCGAGACCTCGCTGGCCAAGGGCGCGTCCGTCGAGTTCCAGCCAAGCGGCGGCCAGGCGCGCAACGTCTATTCGGTCCGCCCGCAGGCTTCGGCTGCCTCGGCCGGCGCCACCGCTCCAGCTGCCGCAGCGCCGCAAGCCGTCGTCAGGCAGGCGGCCACGCAGCAGTTCGGTCGCGCGGCCGACACGGCTCCCGCCCGGTCCACCGGTCTGTGGGACTATTTCTGGCGGGCGGTGACGCAAAACTACTTCAACTTCGTCGACCGCGCCCGCCGCAAGGAGTTCTGGGGCTTCTGCCTGTTCTGGACCATCAGCATCATCGCGGTCGTCGCGATCGGGCTCGCCGCCGACGCAGCAATCGGCGATCTCGAGCCCGGCCAGGAAATGCCAGCCATGACGGTCGGCCTTTCCGGCCTGTTCATCCTGGCGACGATCCCGCCGTGGATCGGCCTGATCGTGCGCCGCCTGCACGACATCGGCCTGACCGGCTGGCTTGCCATCCTCTGTTTCATCCCAACCGTCGGCGGCCTGGCGACGCTGGTCTTCGCGCTGATCCCGACGCAAGGGCGCGAGAACCAGTGGGGGCCTGTGCCAGCCGGCGTCAGGATCTAG
- a CDS encoding GNAT family N-acetyltransferase — protein sequence MAVDVRWATTEDAAALAIVLCDMAVHYQQPPLAADRAEAAARRWLGDESPAYPHFALAFAGGAVAGLASVAIAHPGIDLERLMFLKDLFVRDEARNAGVGRALIAFLAGHCLSHGIGRIDLTAEDWNEGAMRFYARLGAERHGQKIFLRLSAKALETAARS from the coding sequence ATGGCGGTCGACGTCCGCTGGGCGACGACCGAAGACGCGGCGGCGCTCGCCATCGTGCTCTGCGATATGGCGGTGCACTACCAGCAGCCGCCACTCGCCGCCGATCGGGCCGAGGCGGCAGCACGAAGATGGCTCGGCGACGAAAGCCCGGCCTATCCGCATTTCGCGCTTGCCTTTGCCGGCGGGGCGGTTGCCGGTCTAGCCTCGGTGGCGATCGCGCATCCCGGCATCGATCTCGAACGGCTGATGTTCCTGAAGGACCTGTTCGTGCGCGACGAAGCCCGCAACGCAGGCGTCGGCCGCGCGCTGATCGCGTTCCTTGCCGGCCATTGCCTGAGCCACGGCATCGGCCGCATCGACCTCACCGCGGAGGACTGGAACGAGGGCGCGATGCGGTTCTACGCGCGGCTTGGTGCCGAGCGCCACGGCCAGAAGATCTTTCTTCGGTTGTCGGCCAAGGCGTTGGAGACGGCAGCTAGATCCTGA
- a CDS encoding RidA family protein — translation MRTLISTGSPFEKTAGYSRAVVQGDWCFVSGTTGYDYATMTMPETVEAQTRNCLATIAKALADGGFEMADVVRAHYYITDQAYVDVVFPILGQAFGDIRPAATMIVCQLSKPEMKIEIEVTALRRMA, via the coding sequence ATGCGCACACTCATCTCCACCGGTTCGCCCTTCGAGAAAACCGCCGGCTATTCGCGTGCTGTCGTGCAGGGCGATTGGTGCTTCGTGTCGGGAACGACCGGCTACGACTACGCCACCATGACCATGCCGGAGACGGTCGAGGCGCAGACGCGCAACTGCCTCGCCACCATCGCCAAGGCCTTGGCCGACGGCGGCTTCGAGATGGCCGATGTGGTGCGGGCGCATTACTACATCACCGACCAGGCCTATGTTGACGTGGTCTTTCCGATCCTCGGCCAGGCGTTCGGCGACATCCGCCCGGCGGCGACGATGATCGTCTGCCAGCTCAGCAAGCCGGAGATGAAGATCGAGATCGAGGTCACGGCCTTGCGGCGCATGGCTTGA
- a CDS encoding SRPBCC family protein: protein MSDNTFVYVTYIRTTPEKLWTALTDPEFNRQFFLCSYQESDWKVGSSWKLIFPDGRVADSGEILEIDPPRRLVIKWRNEWLPEMKEDGYTRCTFAIEQDGELMKLAVTHEADGPHRLIENVGKGWPLVLASLKSLLETGKGFERPPSKAA, encoded by the coding sequence GTGAGCGACAACACCTTCGTCTACGTCACCTACATCCGCACCACGCCCGAAAAGCTTTGGACGGCGCTGACAGACCCGGAATTCAACCGGCAGTTCTTCCTCTGCTCCTATCAGGAGAGCGACTGGAAGGTCGGCTCCAGCTGGAAGCTGATTTTCCCGGATGGCCGCGTTGCCGACTCGGGCGAGATCCTGGAGATCGACCCGCCAAGACGCCTGGTCATCAAATGGCGCAACGAATGGCTGCCCGAGATGAAGGAAGACGGCTACACGCGCTGCACCTTCGCAATAGAGCAGGACGGCGAACTGATGAAGCTCGCCGTCACCCACGAAGCCGACGGGCCGCACAGGCTGATCGAAAATGTCGGCAAGGGCTGGCCGCTGGTGCTGGCAAGCCTGAAGAGCCTGCTCGAGACCGGCAAGGGCTTTGAGCGCCCGCCCTCGAAGGCCGCGTGA
- the leuD gene encoding 3-isopropylmalate dehydratase small subunit: MDKFTKLTGVAAPMPIVNIDTDMIIPKDYLKTIKRTGLGTGLFAEMRYKDDGSENPDFVLNKPAYRKAQILVAGDNFGCGSSREHAPWALLDFGIRCVISTSFADIFYNNCFKNGILPITVSPEDLDKLMDDASRGSNATLSVDLEAKEIRGPDGGVVKFDLDDFKRHCLLNGLDDIGLTMEKAGAIASFEQKNAAQRPWA, from the coding sequence ATGGATAAATTCACCAAGCTGACGGGCGTCGCCGCGCCCATGCCGATCGTAAACATCGACACCGACATGATCATCCCCAAGGATTACCTGAAGACGATCAAGCGCACCGGGCTAGGCACCGGCCTGTTCGCCGAGATGCGTTACAAGGACGACGGTTCGGAAAATCCCGATTTCGTGCTCAACAAGCCGGCCTACCGCAAGGCGCAGATCCTGGTCGCCGGCGACAATTTCGGCTGCGGCTCGAGCCGCGAGCATGCGCCGTGGGCGCTGCTCGATTTCGGCATACGCTGCGTCATCTCGACCTCGTTCGCCGACATTTTCTACAACAACTGCTTCAAGAACGGCATCCTGCCGATCACCGTCAGCCCGGAAGACCTGGACAAGCTGATGGACGACGCCTCGCGCGGCTCCAACGCAACGCTGTCGGTCGATCTCGAAGCGAAGGAGATCCGCGGGCCGGACGGCGGCGTGGTCAAGTTCGACCTCGACGACTTCAAGCGCCACTGCCTGCTTAATGGCCTGGACGACATCGGCCTGACCATGGAGAAGGCCGGCGCCATCGCCTCGTTCGAGCAGAAGAACGCCGCGCAGCGCCCCTGGGCCTGA
- the leuB gene encoding 3-isopropylmalate dehydrogenase, giving the protein MASKNLLLLAGDGIGPEAMAEVKKLIAAMNEKLGSGFATDEGLVGGCAYDAHGAAISDADMAKAMAADAVLFGAVGGPKWDKVPYEVRPEAGLLRLRKDMELFANLRPAICYPALAASSSLKQEVVEGLDILIVRELTGGVYFGEPKQIIDLGNGQKRGIDTQVYDTFEIERISGVAFELARTRKNHVTSMEKRNVMKSGVLWNEVVSQTHTAKYSDVKLDHMLADAGGMQLVRWPKQFDVIVTDNLFGDMLSDIAAMLTGSIGMLPSASLGAPDVKTKKRKALYEPVHGSAPDIAGKGIANPIAMIASFAMCLRYSFGMVAEADKLEAAIAAVLDDGLRTKDILSEGMTEVGTVEMGDAIIAKFLG; this is encoded by the coding sequence ATGGCTTCGAAAAATCTCCTCCTGCTCGCCGGCGACGGCATCGGCCCCGAGGCCATGGCCGAGGTGAAGAAGCTGATCGCCGCCATGAACGAAAAGCTCGGCAGCGGTTTTGCCACCGACGAGGGCCTGGTCGGCGGCTGCGCCTACGACGCGCATGGCGCGGCGATTTCCGATGCCGACATGGCAAAAGCGATGGCGGCGGATGCCGTGCTGTTCGGCGCTGTCGGCGGGCCGAAGTGGGACAAGGTGCCTTACGAGGTCCGGCCCGAGGCCGGGCTGCTGCGCCTGCGCAAGGACATGGAGCTGTTCGCCAATCTTCGCCCGGCAATCTGCTACCCGGCGCTCGCCGCGTCCTCCTCGCTGAAGCAGGAAGTGGTCGAGGGCCTCGACATACTGATCGTGCGCGAGCTCACCGGCGGCGTCTATTTCGGCGAGCCGAAGCAGATCATCGACCTCGGCAACGGCCAGAAGCGCGGCATCGACACGCAGGTCTACGACACGTTCGAGATCGAGCGCATCTCGGGCGTCGCCTTCGAATTGGCGCGCACGCGCAAGAACCACGTCACCTCGATGGAAAAGCGCAACGTCATGAAATCCGGCGTGCTGTGGAACGAGGTGGTCAGCCAGACCCACACGGCGAAATATTCAGACGTCAAGCTCGACCATATGCTGGCCGATGCCGGCGGCATGCAGCTGGTGCGCTGGCCGAAGCAGTTCGACGTCATCGTCACCGACAATCTGTTCGGCGACATGCTCTCCGACATCGCCGCGATGCTTACCGGCTCGATCGGCATGCTGCCCTCGGCCTCGCTCGGCGCGCCGGACGTCAAGACCAAGAAGCGCAAGGCGCTCTACGAGCCGGTGCATGGCTCGGCGCCCGACATCGCCGGCAAGGGCATCGCCAACCCGATCGCCATGATCGCCTCCTTCGCCATGTGCCTGCGCTATTCCTTCGGCATGGTGGCCGAGGCCGACAAGCTCGAAGCAGCGATCGCTGCCGTGCTCGACGATGGGCTGCGCACCAAGGACATCCTCTCCGAGGGCATGACCGAGGTCGGCACGGTTGAGATGGGCGACGCGATCATCGCCAAGTTCCTGGGCTGA
- a CDS encoding GNAT family N-acetyltransferase, whose amino-acid sequence MTEPSRVLYASEPALDVGEFRRVLVDSGLGETRPVDNKARLKRMLSGANLVLTARLDIEGKPLIGVARGVTDFSWVCYISELAVSRSAQGLGIGKGLMDEARRQLGPSVAISLISMPDAVGFYERIGMTRMQDAFWFGRNR is encoded by the coding sequence ATGACCGAACCATCCCGCGTCCTCTATGCCAGCGAGCCGGCGCTCGACGTCGGCGAGTTCCGCCGCGTGCTGGTGGACTCCGGCCTCGGCGAGACGCGCCCCGTCGATAATAAGGCCCGGCTGAAAAGAATGCTTTCGGGCGCCAATCTGGTGCTGACGGCGCGGCTCGACATCGAGGGCAAGCCGCTGATCGGCGTGGCGCGTGGCGTCACCGATTTTTCCTGGGTCTGCTACATTTCCGAGCTTGCCGTTTCCCGATCGGCGCAAGGGCTCGGCATCGGCAAGGGCCTGATGGACGAGGCGCGCCGGCAGCTCGGCCCGTCCGTCGCCATCAGCCTGATCTCGATGCCGGACGCCGTCGGCTTCTACGAGCGCATCGGCATGACGCGGATGCAAGACGCCTTCTGGTTCGGCCGGAACCGCTGA
- a CDS encoding ACT domain-containing protein → MTGETDLQKLLASMTPHLLPDVHVFATLAPGAAMPDGLDPVMSFREREGTTLIVAEGQAKAAGLDGNFRCRMITLNIHSSLEAVGFLAAITTRLASAGMGVNPVSAFYHDHLFIPADRAEEAMGMLAQLAEENRL, encoded by the coding sequence ATGACCGGCGAAACCGATCTGCAAAAATTGTTGGCGTCGATGACGCCGCATCTACTCCCCGATGTCCATGTCTTCGCGACGCTGGCGCCGGGCGCGGCGATGCCGGATGGCCTCGATCCGGTCATGAGTTTTCGCGAGCGCGAGGGAACGACGCTTATCGTCGCCGAGGGCCAGGCGAAAGCTGCCGGCCTGGATGGCAACTTCCGCTGCCGGATGATCACGCTGAACATCCACTCTTCACTGGAGGCCGTCGGCTTCCTCGCCGCCATCACCACCCGGCTGGCCTCGGCCGGCATGGGAGTCAATCCGGTCTCGGCCTTCTATCACGATCATCTGTTCATCCCGGCCGACCGGGCCGAGGAGGCGATGGGGATGCTAGCGCAGCTTGCGGAAGAGAACCGGCTGTGA
- a CDS encoding bestrophin family protein encodes MIVRPRPGFLHLFFIMRGSVVPRILPQIFGFAAYGALVVLVVKALKLDFGNAGTAPFALLGVALSIYLGFRNNAAYDRWWEARKLWGQLVFDIRNLARASTGLIEDRAELRGLLMEAIGFCHFLRGLLRWVDAAPEARTFIGDEVEAIAKAANAPDALVRKMGARVAALRKAGALDTIGYRILDERLSEIAAAQAGCERIAGTPLPFAYTLLLQRTAYVFCLLLPFGLAAPAGWATPLFTALIAYTFFGLDALSEELEDPFGTQPNDLALDGLCRVCEISVFEALGETPPKMIPAERFYFS; translated from the coding sequence ATGATCGTCCGCCCGCGTCCGGGATTCCTGCATCTGTTCTTCATCATGCGCGGCTCCGTGGTGCCGCGCATCCTGCCGCAGATCTTCGGCTTTGCCGCCTATGGCGCGCTGGTGGTGCTGGTCGTGAAGGCCCTCAAGCTCGACTTCGGCAATGCCGGCACCGCACCCTTCGCCCTGCTCGGCGTGGCGTTGTCGATCTATCTCGGCTTCCGTAACAACGCCGCCTATGACCGCTGGTGGGAGGCGCGCAAGCTGTGGGGCCAGCTCGTCTTCGACATCCGTAACCTGGCGCGCGCCTCGACCGGCCTGATTGAGGACCGGGCCGAGCTGCGCGGCCTCTTGATGGAGGCGATCGGCTTTTGCCATTTCCTGCGAGGGCTGCTGAGGTGGGTGGATGCCGCGCCGGAGGCGCGAACGTTCATCGGCGATGAGGTCGAAGCCATCGCAAAGGCCGCCAACGCTCCCGATGCGCTGGTGCGCAAGATGGGCGCGCGCGTCGCGGCGCTTCGCAAGGCCGGCGCGCTCGACACGATCGGCTATCGCATCCTCGACGAGCGCCTGTCGGAGATCGCCGCCGCGCAGGCCGGCTGCGAGCGCATCGCCGGAACGCCGCTGCCCTTCGCCTACACGCTGCTCCTGCAGCGCACAGCCTACGTCTTCTGCCTGTTGCTGCCGTTCGGGCTGGCCGCGCCGGCCGGCTGGGCGACGCCGCTGTTCACGGCGCTGATCGCCTACACCTTCTTCGGCCTCGACGCGCTCTCGGAGGAGCTCGAGGATCCCTTCGGCACCCAGCCCAACGACCTTGCGCTGGAT
- a CDS encoding aspartate-semialdehyde dehydrogenase, with product MSFKVAVVGATGNVGREMLNILDERGFPVSEVVALASRRSQGTEVSFGDRTLKVKALDTYDFSDTDLCIMSAGGNVSKEWSPKIGKQGCVVIDNSSAFRYDPDVPLIVPEVNPDAIEQFSRKNIIANPNCSTAQLVVAMKPLHDAATIKRIVVATYQSVSGAGKEGMDELFTQTRAVFVADQVDVKKFTKRIAFNVIPHIDVFLDDGFTKEEWKMVAETKKMLDPKIKLTATCVRVPVFIGHSEAVNIEFEKPITADEAREILREAPGCQVLDKRENGGYITPLESAGEDATFISRIREDSTIDNGLSMWIVSDNLRKGAALNAVQIAELLVERGLIQPKKKAA from the coding sequence ATGAGTTTCAAGGTTGCGGTAGTCGGCGCCACGGGCAATGTGGGCCGCGAGATGCTCAACATTCTGGACGAGCGCGGCTTTCCGGTAAGCGAAGTGGTGGCATTGGCCTCGCGGCGCAGCCAGGGCACGGAAGTGTCCTTCGGCGACCGCACGCTGAAGGTCAAGGCACTCGACACCTACGACTTTTCCGACACCGACCTCTGCATCATGTCGGCCGGCGGCAACGTCTCCAAGGAATGGTCGCCGAAGATCGGCAAGCAGGGCTGCGTCGTCATCGATAATTCGTCCGCCTTCCGCTACGACCCGGACGTGCCGCTGATCGTGCCGGAAGTGAACCCGGACGCGATCGAGCAGTTCTCGCGCAAGAACATCATCGCCAACCCGAACTGCTCGACGGCGCAGCTGGTGGTGGCGATGAAGCCGCTGCATGACGCGGCGACCATCAAGCGTATCGTGGTCGCCACCTACCAGTCGGTGTCCGGCGCCGGCAAGGAAGGCATGGACGAGCTGTTCACGCAGACGCGCGCCGTCTTCGTCGCCGACCAGGTCGACGTCAAGAAGTTCACCAAGCGCATCGCCTTCAACGTCATCCCGCATATCGACGTCTTCCTCGACGACGGCTTCACCAAGGAAGAGTGGAAGATGGTGGCCGAGACCAAGAAGATGCTCGACCCCAAGATCAAGCTGACGGCGACCTGTGTGCGCGTGCCGGTGTTCATCGGCCACTCCGAAGCGGTCAACATCGAGTTCGAGAAGCCGATCACGGCGGATGAGGCGCGCGAGATCCTGCGCGAGGCGCCGGGCTGCCAGGTCTTGGACAAGCGCGAGAACGGCGGCTACATCACGCCGCTGGAATCGGCCGGCGAGGACGCGACCTTCATCTCGCGCATCCGCGAGGATTCGACCATCGACAACGGCCTGTCGATGTGGATCGTCTCCGACAATCTGCGCAAGGGCGCGGCGCTCAACGCGGTGCAGATCGCCGAGCTGCTGGTCGAGCGCGGCCTGATCCAGCCGAAGAAGAAGGCGGCCTAA
- a CDS encoding VOC family protein, translated as MKVRRIVANIETQDAAAARRFYRDVLGLDVLMDQGWIATYGSEESMQVQVSFMAQGGSGTPVPDLSIEVDEVDAALDAMKSAGFAIEYGPADEPWGVRRFFVRDPFGRLVNILSHR; from the coding sequence ATGAAGGTCCGGCGCATCGTTGCCAATATCGAGACACAGGACGCGGCGGCGGCGAGGCGCTTCTACCGTGACGTGCTCGGCCTCGACGTGCTGATGGATCAGGGCTGGATCGCCACCTACGGGTCCGAGGAAAGCATGCAGGTGCAGGTGAGCTTCATGGCTCAAGGCGGCTCCGGCACGCCGGTGCCAGATCTTTCGATCGAGGTCGACGAAGTCGATGCGGCGCTCGACGCCATGAAGAGCGCCGGCTTCGCCATCGAATACGGCCCTGCCGACGAGCCCTGGGGCGTGCGCCGCTTCTTTGTGCGCGATCCGTTCGGCCGGCTGGTCAACATCCTCTCGCACCGGTGA
- a CDS encoding ArsR/SmtB family transcription factor codes for MSMDAVFRALADPTRRQLLDSLHARNGQTLNALCERMEMTRQAVTKHLAILEEAKLVTTVRKGREKEHYLNPVPINDIAERWIGKFERHRLDALSDLKKRLEREEP; via the coding sequence ATGAGCATGGACGCCGTCTTTCGCGCCTTGGCCGACCCGACCCGCCGGCAATTGCTGGACAGCCTCCATGCCAGGAACGGGCAGACGCTGAACGCACTGTGCGAGCGGATGGAGATGACGCGCCAGGCGGTGACCAAGCATTTGGCGATCCTGGAGGAGGCCAAGCTCGTCACCACCGTCCGCAAGGGCCGCGAGAAGGAGCACTACCTCAACCCGGTTCCGATCAACGATATCGCCGAGCGCTGGATCGGCAAGTTCGAGCGCCATCGGCTGGATGCATTGAGCGACCTGAAGAAACGACTGGAAAGGGAAGAGCCGTGA